The Lineus longissimus chromosome 2, tnLinLong1.2, whole genome shotgun sequence genome window below encodes:
- the LOC135482579 gene encoding DET1 homolog codes for MSDKILSPLSESGIIPRKIPNQNVVHRLMQRETQTCRPGTQFHTARKFYTNIFPNFTVVNVEKPPCFLRKFSPDGRYFIAFSADQTSIEIYEFQGPAAAEDLLQGVKGEFIGVGNDDESTNIRSKLFDRFFKLRHITSVASGGEHLNRECSLFTDDGSYVIVGSAVYIPEDPHPYFFDVYRNNESVSPNLRSPLEDYSLHLIELETGRLCDSRQFKCDKIFLSHNQGLYLYKDTFAVLSVQQQTIHIFQVTPDGTFIDVRSIGRFCYEDDELVLAAGRLQSRNLRPFSDTTINSLKHRLLVFLYRKATDEGCLTALRKFYRYFDQFKLLRMWKMQLLDENHLFIKYASEDVVTLRISDPNSQPSFFVVYNMLTTEVLAVYENTSEELLNLFENFCDLFRNATLHCEAQFTCSASSNIYARQIQQRFKQTIINAKYGGQTEAVKRLLAQLPISGQSYSSSPYLDLSLFSYDDKWVSVMERPKACGDHPIRFYARDAGLLKFKIHAGVLGKNPPPTARRLVAFTFHPSEPFAVSVQRTNAEYVVNFHIRRCPSEPMT; via the exons ATGTCAGATAAAATCCTAAGCCCTCTCTCAGAGAGTGGGATCATTCCCCGCAAGATACCAAATCAGAATGTCGTCCACCGATTGATGCAGCGGGAAACGCAGACTTGTCGCCCTGGGACTCAATTCCATACTGCACGGAAATTCTACACTaacatttttccaaattttACGGTCGTGAATGTTGAAAAGCCTCCGTGTTTTCTTAGGAAATTTTCACCAGATGGACGTTACTTCATTGCATTTTCGGCTGATCAGACTTCCATTGAAATCTACGAGTTTCAAGGACCAGCGGCAGCAGAAGATCTTCTCCAGGGTGTCAAGGGGGAGTTCATCGGTGTCGGTAATGATGACGAGTCCACGAATATCCGTAGCAAACTATTTGATAGGTTTTTTAAACTGAGACATATCACCAGTGTAGCATCTGGCGGCGAGCACCTCAATCGGGAATGTAGTTTATTCACCGATGACGGTTCTTACGTGATTGTTGGGTCGGCCGTCTACATCCCTGAAGATCCTCACCCGTACTTCTTCGATGTTTACAGAAATAATGAGTCTGTGTCTCCAAATCTTCGCTCTCCATTAGAGGATTACTCACTACATCTGATTGAACTCGAAACCGGCAGACTTTGTGACTCAAGACAGTTCAAATGTGATAAGATATTCTTATCACACAATCAAGGCCTGTATTTGTACAAGGATACGTTTGCCGTGTTGTCAGTTCAGCAACAAACGATTCACATATTTCAGGTGACACCTGATGGCACTTTTATCGACGTTCGATCAATAGGTCGGTTCTGTTACGAAGATGATGAACTTGTCTTAGCAGCAGGGAGACTGCAGAGTCGAAATCTCAGACCTTTCTCGGACACTACAATCAATTCTCTGAAGCATCGTTTGCTCGTTTTTCTCTACAGAAAAGCCACAGATGAGGGCTGTCTAACTGCTCTCAGAAAGTTCTATCGCTATTTCGATCAGTTCAAGTTGCTACGAATGTGGAAGATGCAACTGCTAGATGAGAATCATCTATTTATAAAATATGCAAGCGAGGATGTTGTGACGCTTAGAATATCGGATCCGAATTCTCAGCCGAGTTTCTTTGTTGTGTACAATATGTTGACAACAGAAGTACTTGCTGTGTATGAGAACACTTCAGAGGAATTGCTCAATTTGTTCGAAAATTTCTGTGATCTTTTTCGAAACGCCACTCTACATTGTGAAGCTCAGTTCACTTGTTCAGCATCGAGTAACATTTATGCCAGACAGATCCAACAACGGTTTAAACAGACGATAATAAATGCCAAATATGGAGGTCAGACGGAAGCCGTGAAGAGACTGCTTGCCCAGTTGCCTATAAGTGGCCAGTCGTACAGCAGTAGCCCCTACTTGGACCTGTCCCTCTTCAGCTATGACGACAAGTGGGTGTCGGTCATGGAGCGTCCAAAAGCATGTGGTGATCATCCAATCAG GTTCTACGCCCGTGATGCTGGGTTGCTGAAATTCAAGATCCATGCCGGTGTTCTTGGAAAGAATCCCCCTCCCACTGCCAGGAGATTAGTTGCATTTACCTTCCATCCAAGTGAACCATTTGCTGTGAGCGTTCAAAGGACTAATGCTGAATACGTTGTCAACTTTCACATCAGGCGTTGTCCATCAGAACCGATGACATAG